Genomic window (Nitrospirales bacterium LBB_01):
CTTTGACCACGGAAGCTCCACAAGCCAATCAAGATATGTTCTTACAGTGGCAGCCTCAGCGCTGTCCGGGTGCATCTTCTCAAGTCGTTTGAGTTGTTTTTCAGCCTCTTTTTGTACCTTATCAGGCATCTTGGCCTCTTCAATCTTCTTTTTGAACTCGCGGATTTCCTCCATCTTCTCGTCTATATCGCCAAGCTCTTTTTGTATTGCCTTAAGCTGCTCTCTGAGGAAATACTCGCGCTGGGTCTTGTCTATCTCGCCGCGTGCCTCAGTCTGAATTTTCTGCTGTACAATGAGAAGCTCAATTTCGCGGTTAAGTACCTCGCTCACTCTCTTTAACCGGACAACCTGATCCTCTATCTCAAGAATATGCTGAGCCTGTTCGGTTTTTAACCCAATGTTTGATGCGACTAAATCGGCAAGTCTGCCCGGGTCGTCAAGGTTTTCTATTACTATCATAATATCAGGAAGAATCGTCTTTCCTAAAGACAGCGCCTTTTCTATCTGCTCTTTTACCGACCTTATGAGCGCTTCGACCTCTAAGGACAAAACGTCAGGCTTTCTCTCCTCTATTTTTTGTATATGGGCAACAAAAATATTATCCTTTTCATGTATGTTGAAACAGCGGGCTTTTGTTATTCCCTGAACTAGTATTTTGACGCGCCCATCGGGCAGCTTCAACATTCGCATGATGAGTCCTACGGTGCCCGTGTGATAGAGCTCGTCTATGGACGGATTTTCAGTGTTAAGGTCCTTCTGAGTGAGCAGCATTATCATTCTGTTTGTGCTCAAAGATGAGTCTATAGAACTAATTGACTTTTCACGCCCAACAAACAATGGGATTATCATGTAAGGAAATACTACTATATCTCGCACCGGAAGAACCGGTAGCACTTCAGGAATTTCAAGCTCTTTTTCATCTATTTTTTTATCGGCTTCACCCATTTTAATCTCCCGCTCTTTCAATTGTAATTGTTATGACTCTGTCTTTGGTTTTTTCAAAAGTAAGTCTTATAACTCCTTTAGCATAAACAGCTTTTCCTGATGCGGCATTTACTCTGATTGGCAGTTTCACCATGCGTTTAAAGTGGTCATAACATCGCTCCATGCAAAAAAACCGGCTTCCCTCGGCATTTTTTGTCTTACACTTATCCCCTTCTATAACTACAACATCGTCGCAAACTCTTAAGTTAAG
Coding sequences:
- a CDS encoding Hsp20/alpha crystallin family protein, with the translated sequence MPQTMNVKECMFYSTDAARAMPLMDIYETEELLVFEVDAPGVVLETLNLRVCDDVVVIEGDKCKTKNAEGSRFFCMERCYDHFKRMVKLPIRVNAASGKAVYAKGVIRLTFEKTKDRVITITIERAGD